In one Brassica oleracea var. oleracea cultivar TO1000 chromosome C9, BOL, whole genome shotgun sequence genomic region, the following are encoded:
- the LOC106316909 gene encoding serpin-Z2-like, whose protein sequence is MDNIKMKEKVGKSQIAELPIQETNPKKKQKLCASQVTSSPSLSKIDLAEAMKKQNDVSMFLAGKVISTLAKTSNLVFSPASINAVLTMAANRPEEKETVRSFILSFLRSSSTDELNAVFGEICSVVLADGSASGGPKIAAVNGVWIDQSLSVDSSWNDLLVNFFKAEFAQVDFSTKAEIVRTEVNAWASRHTNNLIQDLLPRRSVTSQTEWIYGNALYFKGAWEKKFDKCLTKHKPFHLVNGESVSVPFMSSHKNQYVKAYDDFKVLRLGYQKGRDDADRQFSMYFYLPDKRDGLDNLLKKLTSTHGFLDRHIPRYKDRVGKFRIPKFKIEFGFEASNAFDDFELHVSLYQKAFIEIDEVATEAAAATAFGGGGGRPKMIDFVADHPFFFLIREDRTGTVLFVGQIFDPSKSD, encoded by the exons ATGGATAACATAAAGATGAAAGAAAAAGTTGGCAAATCACAAATCGCAGAACTCCCTATCCAAGAGACAAATCCAAAGAAGAAACAAAAACTTTGTGCATCACAAGTAACCTCAAGTCCTTCCCTATCAAAGATTGATTTGGCAGAAGCGATGAAGAAGCAAAACGACGTATCTATGTTCCTCGCGGGGAAAGTAATCTCAACCCTAGCCAAAACCTCTAACTTGGTCTTTTCACCGGCATCAATAAACGCCGTGCTCACCATGGCGGCTAATAGGCCAGAAGAAAAAGAAACAGTAAGATCCTTCATCCTCTCCTTTCTTAGGTCTTCCTCAACCGACGAGCTCAACGCTGTGTTCGGTGAGATCTGTTCTGTGGTTCTCGCAGACGGCAGTGCGAGCGGTGGACCTAAAATCGCAGCAGTCAATGGAGTCTGGATCGATCAATCACTCTCGGTTGATTCCTCGTGGAACGATCTCTTAGTAAACTTCTTCAAAGCTGAATTCGCTCAAGTTGACTTCAGTACCAAG GCGGAAATAGTGCGTACGGAGGTGAATGCGTGGGCTTCGCGTCACACAAATAATCTCATCCAAGATCTTCTTCCTCGACGATCCGTGACAAGCCAAACCGAATGGATTTATGGAAATGCATTGTACTTCAAAGGAGCTTGGGAAAAGAAGTTTGATAAGTGTCTGACTAAGCACAAACCATTTCATCTTGTCAATGGCGAATCAGTCTCTGTGCCTTTCATGAGCAGCCATAAGAACCAATATGTAAAGGCTTATGATGATTTCAAGGTCCTGAGGCTCGGTTATCAAAAAGGCCGTGATGATGCCGACCGCCAATTCTCAATGTACTTCTATCTACCTGACAAAAGAGATGGATTGGATAATCTTTTGAAGAAATTAACATCTACTCATGGATTTTTGGACCGTCACATTCCGAGATACAAAGATCGAGTTGGTAAATTCAGAATTCCAAAATTTAAGATCGAATTTGGGTTTGAAGCTTCAAATGCGTTTGATGATTTTGAGCTACATGTGTCATTGTACCAAAAAGCTTTCATTGAGATCGATGAAGTAGCTACTGAAGCTGCAGCTGCAACTGCCTTCGGCGGAGGTGGTGGCCGTCCGAAGATGATAGATTTCGTGGCAGATCATCCATTTTTTTTCTTGATTAGAGAAGACCGAACCGGAACTGTTTTATTTGTTGGTCAAATCTTCGATCCTTCCAAATCTGATTAG
- the LOC106317396 gene encoding probable WRKY transcription factor 56: MEGIDNTHSMLTLEEGENNPFSSFDDKQLVPSLMFSGDMGTSSCSPASFHMSSQPENFQGGRGGEPMEMGGLNDHNNKGKGKISSALQRIAFHTRSDDDVLDDGYRWKKYGQKSVKNNAHPRSYYRCTYHTCNVKKQVQRLAKDPKVVVTTYEGVHNHPCEKLMETLSPLLRQLQFLTRVSDL; encoded by the exons ATGGAAGGGATAGACAACACACACTCGATGTTAACACTAGAAGAAGGCGAAAACAACCCTTTTTCTTCTTTTGACGACAAACAGTTGGTTCCTTCCTTAATGTTTTCCGGCGATATGGGCACATCTTCTTGTTCTCCAGCGAGTTTTCATATGTCTTCTCAGCCAGAGAACTTTCAAGGCGGAAGAGGAGGAGAGCCGATGGAGATGGGAGGATTAAATGATCACAATAATAAAGGGAAAGGCAAGATATCGTCGGCCTTGCAGAGAATTGCGTTTCATACGAGGAGTGATGATGATGTTCTTGATGATGGTTATCGGTGGAAAAAATACGGTCAAAAATCTGTCAAAAACAATGCTCATCCCAG GAGCTATTACAGATGCACGTACCATACATGCAACGTGAAGAAACAAGTGCAAAGGTTGGCAAAAGATCCAAAAGTTGTCGTAACAACCTACGAAGGTGTTCACAATCATCCTTGTGAGAAGCTCATGGAGACTCTTAGTCCTCTCCTTCGGCAACTTCAGTTCCTCACCAGAGTTTCTGATTTGTAA
- the LOC106313521 gene encoding PIN2/TERF1-interacting telomerase inhibitor 1-like isoform X1, whose amino-acid sequence MAAPEAPVKYVGILKESAAFRLMKSMGWEEGEGLGKDKQGIKGYVRVKNKQDTTGVGVDKPNPWAFDTTQFDNILKKLKVQAAPSKKDDASDKEAESEDEAVKSEPAVSKVAKVTRPLGRYKRREKGKLVNSYSSKDLEGILVKRTEDPSPAVCDIADTMEIEIISEDQHASVKEQKIEEPSSDWWGFKSGFVSGGLLGAKSGKKKSSKSNERKMFCEDDQENLYNMVQDKATAGKQGLGIKDRPKKIAGVRYQGKKTSFDNSDDDDDDDDEEEEEESEEDDDKDSVIENSFPAKRKREESEEEEDNKDSVIENSLPAKRKRDEIIEPKIKLKNLCKQILKKVAGSSGSMKLKQLKSMIDEQAPSILSEFSSRKDAIAYLKLKLERSEKFIVEGKKISLVSKKK is encoded by the exons ATGGCGGCGCCGGAAGCTCCAGTCAAGTACGTCGGAATCCTGAAGGAATCCGCCGCTTTCCGCCTAATGAAATCAATG GGATGGGAAGAAGGAGAAGGACTAGGTAAAGATAAGCAAGGGATTAAAGGCTATGTCCGAGTCAAAAACAAACAAGATACAACGG GTGTTGGTGTTGACAAGCCGAATCCATGGGCATTCGATACTACTCAGTTCGATAACATTCTCAAGAAGTTGAAAGTG CAAGCAGCTCCTAGCAAGAAAGATGATG CTTCGGACAAGGAAGCTGAAAGTGAAGATGAAGCTGTCAAATCTGAACCTGCCGTGTCCAAGGTTGCTAAAGTTACTCGTCCACTAGGAAG GTATAAACGTAGAGAGAAGGGGAAGCTTGTCAATTCTTACTCTTCTAAAGATCTTGAAGGAATACTT GTTAAGCGAACTGAGGATCCTTCTCCTGCAGTCTGTGACATTGCTGATACTATGGAGATTGAAATTATATCTGAAGACCAACATGCTAGTGTAAAAG AACAGAAAATTGAAGAACCTTCTTCAGACTGGTGGGGATTTAAATCCGGGTTTGTCTCGGGTGGTCTTCTTGGAGCCAAGTCTGGCAAGAAAAAATCATCGAAGTCTAACGAGAGAAAAATGTTTTGTGAGGACGATCAAGAGAATCTTTACAACATGGTTCAG GATAAAGCCACAGCTGGAAAACAAGGACTTGGTATCAAAGACCGTCCAAAGAAGATAGCTGGTGTTCGTTACCAAGGGAAGAAAACATCTTTTGATAACAGTGATGATGATGATGATGATGATGATGAAGAGGAAGAAGAAGAGAGTGAAGAGGATGATGACAAGGACTCTGTTATCGAAAATTCTTTCCCAGCAAAAAGGAAGCGAGAAGAAAGTGAAGAAGAAGAAGACAACAAGGACTCTGTTATTGAAAACTCTCTCCCAGCAAAAAGGAAGCGTGATGAAATCATTGAGCCTAAAATCAAGTTAAAGAACCTATGCAAGCAGATTCTTAAAAAG GTCGCTGGTAGTAGCGGATCAATGAAGCTGAAACAGCTTAAATCTATGATTGATGAACAAGCACCATCAATTCTCTCAGAGTTCTCTTCAAGGAAAGATGCTATTGCTTACTTGAAACTTAAG CTGGAGCGAAGTGAGAAGTTTATTGTGGAGGGAAAGAAAATCAGTCTCGTATCAAAAAAGAAGTGA
- the LOC106313521 gene encoding PIN2/TERF1-interacting telomerase inhibitor 1-like isoform X2, whose amino-acid sequence MAAPEAPVKYVGILKESAAFRLMKSMGWEEGEGLGKDKQGIKGYVRVKNKQDTTGVGVDKPNPWAFDTTQFDNILKKLKVQAAPSKKDDAESEDEAVKSEPAVSKVAKVTRPLGRYKRREKGKLVNSYSSKDLEGILVKRTEDPSPAVCDIADTMEIEIISEDQHASVKEQKIEEPSSDWWGFKSGFVSGGLLGAKSGKKKSSKSNERKMFCEDDQENLYNMVQDKATAGKQGLGIKDRPKKIAGVRYQGKKTSFDNSDDDDDDDDEEEEEESEEDDDKDSVIENSFPAKRKREESEEEEDNKDSVIENSLPAKRKRDEIIEPKIKLKNLCKQILKKVAGSSGSMKLKQLKSMIDEQAPSILSEFSSRKDAIAYLKLKLERSEKFIVEGKKISLVSKKK is encoded by the exons ATGGCGGCGCCGGAAGCTCCAGTCAAGTACGTCGGAATCCTGAAGGAATCCGCCGCTTTCCGCCTAATGAAATCAATG GGATGGGAAGAAGGAGAAGGACTAGGTAAAGATAAGCAAGGGATTAAAGGCTATGTCCGAGTCAAAAACAAACAAGATACAACGG GTGTTGGTGTTGACAAGCCGAATCCATGGGCATTCGATACTACTCAGTTCGATAACATTCTCAAGAAGTTGAAAGTG CAAGCAGCTCCTAGCAAGAAAGATGATG CTGAAAGTGAAGATGAAGCTGTCAAATCTGAACCTGCCGTGTCCAAGGTTGCTAAAGTTACTCGTCCACTAGGAAG GTATAAACGTAGAGAGAAGGGGAAGCTTGTCAATTCTTACTCTTCTAAAGATCTTGAAGGAATACTT GTTAAGCGAACTGAGGATCCTTCTCCTGCAGTCTGTGACATTGCTGATACTATGGAGATTGAAATTATATCTGAAGACCAACATGCTAGTGTAAAAG AACAGAAAATTGAAGAACCTTCTTCAGACTGGTGGGGATTTAAATCCGGGTTTGTCTCGGGTGGTCTTCTTGGAGCCAAGTCTGGCAAGAAAAAATCATCGAAGTCTAACGAGAGAAAAATGTTTTGTGAGGACGATCAAGAGAATCTTTACAACATGGTTCAG GATAAAGCCACAGCTGGAAAACAAGGACTTGGTATCAAAGACCGTCCAAAGAAGATAGCTGGTGTTCGTTACCAAGGGAAGAAAACATCTTTTGATAACAGTGATGATGATGATGATGATGATGATGAAGAGGAAGAAGAAGAGAGTGAAGAGGATGATGACAAGGACTCTGTTATCGAAAATTCTTTCCCAGCAAAAAGGAAGCGAGAAGAAAGTGAAGAAGAAGAAGACAACAAGGACTCTGTTATTGAAAACTCTCTCCCAGCAAAAAGGAAGCGTGATGAAATCATTGAGCCTAAAATCAAGTTAAAGAACCTATGCAAGCAGATTCTTAAAAAG GTCGCTGGTAGTAGCGGATCAATGAAGCTGAAACAGCTTAAATCTATGATTGATGAACAAGCACCATCAATTCTCTCAGAGTTCTCTTCAAGGAAAGATGCTATTGCTTACTTGAAACTTAAG CTGGAGCGAAGTGAGAAGTTTATTGTGGAGGGAAAGAAAATCAGTCTCGTATCAAAAAAGAAGTGA
- the LOC106315698 gene encoding 2-C-methyl-D-erythritol 2,4-cyclodiphosphate synthase, chloroplastic-like, translating into MAMATSTQLSSSLFHSQITKKPFLLPPAAAPISVHGFSTRRPKSLSFSSVSASAASSAVDVTEPVKKSVRTLPFRVGHGFDLHRLERGYPLIIGGIDIPHDRGCEAHSDGDVLLHCVVDAILGALGLPDIGQIFPDSDPKWKGAASSVFIKEAVRLMDEAGYEIGNLDATLILQRPKISPHKETILSNLSKLLGADPSVVNLKAKTHEKVDSLGENRSIAAHTVILLMKK; encoded by the exons ATGGCTATGGCTACTTCGACTCAGCTATCTTCTTCTTTGTTTCACTCTCAAATTACAAAAAAGCCCTTCCTTCTCCCACCGGCGGCGGCGCCGATCAGCGTTCATGGTTTCTCTACACGGAGGCCAAAGTCTCTCTCTTTTTCTTCTGTCTCAGCTTCGGCTGCCTCTTCCGCCGTCGACGTCACTGAACCAGTGAAGAAATCAGTGAGAACGCTTCCGTTTAGAGTAGGTCACGGGTTCGATCTGCATAGGTTAGAGCGAGGGTACCCTCTGATAATCGGAGGGATTGATATCCCTCACGATAGAGGCTGCGAAGCTCACTCCGATG GGGATGTGTTACTCCATTGTGTAGTGGATGCGATCTTGGGAGCGTTAGGGCTTCCTGATATAGGCCAGATTTTCCCTGATTCTGATCCTAAGTGGAAAGGAGCTGCATCCTCTGTCTTCATCAAAGAAGCT GTGAGACTCATGGACGAGGCAGGGTACGAGATAGGAAACCTAGACGCCACATTGATTCTACAGAGACCGAAGATTAGTCCACACAAGGAGACAATCCTATCCAATCTCTCCAAGCTTCTTGGTGCAGATCCTTCTGTTGTGAACTTAAAAGCTAAAACCCATGAGAAAGTTGATAGCCTTGGAGAAAACAGAAGCATTGCAGCTCATACTGTTATTCTCCTCATGAAGAAGTGA